The genome window AAGGAAAAGAAAACCGGCAAGGAAAACGTCTTCATCATGAACAAGGAGATCAAGACCGCTCTGGATGAGCATCTTGCGACTTCGGAACTGGAGGATCACCACTTCCTGTTCAAAAGCAGGAAAGGGAAGAATTATCCGCTGACCACCTACGCCGTGACCATGATGGTCCAACGGTGGTGCGACGCGATCAACCTGTCAGGCAACTACGGGGCGCACACCCTGCGGAAAACCTGGTGCTATCACCAAAGGAAGACCTTCGGGGTCTCCTGGGAAATCCTGGCCAAAAGGCTGAACCACAGTACGCCTTCGATAACGAGGAGGTACATCGGGGTCCAAATGGAAGAAGTCGAGGAAATCCTGCTTCATACGATCTAGCGTCATTCCAAAAGGGGTGATCTACCCCTTTCTTTGAGATTCACCAACCGTATCTGGCAATTCGAATCGAACAGTTCCTGCAACTGGTTTCGATTCTCGCAGTTCATTCCGCAATTACAAAATCAACTTGCACGTGGAGGTGCTTATGAGCGTTTACCAACGAAGTGAACGATGGATGGTCTATTACCATGACGACCTCGGAAAGCGTCATGACAAATCCTTTGGACGCGGTGAGCTTGGAAAAGCCAAGGCCGAAGCCTTCGAAAAGGCGGTCCAGGAGGCCAATGAAAAATTGCTGCCGATTCCTGACCCGGAAACGGTGACAGCAGGAATCCGGGTAGCTGCCAAAGCTGCCGGGGCGGGAACAGAAGCCACGGTTCCACCTGCCAGCCAGGTCATCGAAAAGAAGCCGACCGGCATCACCCTGTCCGAGCTTGGAAAGAAATACCTGGATCACATGCGAGCTTCCGGCCGGACCGAGAAGCATATCCGTAATGTTGAGCGGCTTCTGGACAACCAGTTCGTCCCCGTCATCGGCAACAAGCCGGTCGATTCGTTGACCTACCAGGGGGACATGGTCCCATTCATCCTGCACTTCAAGGGGGTCAGCGGGAGCACCGGCAAGGAGCGGTCCCAGTACACGGTGAACAAGTACTGCGACTACCTGAGCTTCATCTTCAACTTCGGCATCGACAACGGGTTTACCAG of Solidesulfovibrio fructosivorans JJ] contains these proteins:
- a CDS encoding tyrosine-type recombinase/integrase, with product MKVEPIINMKDIKSIKKLLVDQPRNRLLFVMGINSGLRVQDILSLKVSDVKDCKIGDRVCLKEKKTGKENVFIMNKEIKTALDEHLATSELEDHHFLFKSRKGKNYPLTTYAVTMMVQRWCDAINLSGNYGAHTLRKTWCYHQRKTFGVSWEILAKRLNHSTPSITRRYIGVQMEEVEEILLHTI